The following are encoded in a window of Saccharothrix longispora genomic DNA:
- a CDS encoding methylenetetrahydrofolate reductase gives MTSVVERLSGGSPVFSVEFFPPRDAADETVLWRAIRELEALDPAFVSITYGAGGSSRDRTIRTTGRVVQETTLVPMAHLTAVDHSVAELRNVIGWYAAVGVRNILAVRGDPPGDPNGEWVPHPDGLTYAEELVRLCRELGDFCVGVSAFPYGHPRSADLDEDTRYLVRKLRAGADFAIAQLFLDVDDFLRLRDRVRAVGCDTPLLPGLMPLTTPRTLAKTVELSGAPLPPAVARRLEPLAGDAAAFREAGVDLVTEMGERLLAEGVPALHFYTFNRSKATREVVGRLGLVPARA, from the coding sequence ATGACGTCGGTGGTCGAACGCCTGAGCGGGGGCTCCCCCGTGTTCTCCGTGGAGTTCTTCCCGCCCCGGGACGCGGCGGACGAGACCGTGCTGTGGCGCGCGATCCGCGAGCTGGAGGCCCTCGACCCGGCGTTCGTGTCCATCACGTACGGGGCGGGCGGCTCGTCGCGCGACCGGACCATCCGGACCACCGGGCGCGTGGTGCAGGAGACGACCCTGGTGCCGATGGCGCACCTGACTGCCGTCGACCACTCGGTGGCCGAGCTGCGGAACGTGATCGGCTGGTACGCGGCGGTGGGCGTGCGGAACATCCTGGCGGTGCGCGGCGACCCGCCCGGCGACCCCAACGGCGAGTGGGTGCCGCACCCCGACGGGCTGACGTACGCGGAGGAGTTGGTCCGGCTGTGCCGGGAGCTGGGCGACTTCTGCGTGGGCGTGTCGGCGTTCCCCTACGGGCACCCGCGGTCGGCCGACCTGGACGAGGACACCCGGTACCTGGTGCGCAAGCTGCGGGCGGGGGCGGATTTCGCCATCGCGCAGCTGTTCCTGGACGTGGACGACTTCCTGAGGCTGCGCGACCGGGTGCGGGCGGTGGGCTGCGACACGCCGTTGCTGCCGGGGCTGATGCCGTTGACGACACCGCGGACGCTGGCCAAGACGGTGGAGCTGTCGGGGGCGCCGCTGCCGCCCGCCGTGGCGCGGCGGCTGGAGCCGCTGGCGGGTGACGCGGCGGCGTTCCGCGAGGCCGGGGTGGACCTGGTGACGGAGATGGGGGAGCGGTTGCTGGCCGAGGGCGTGCCGGCGCTGCACTTCTACACGTTCAACCGGTCGAAGGCGACGCGCGAGGTCGTCGGGCGGCTGGGGTTGGTGCCCGCCAGGGCGTGA
- a CDS encoding carboxymuconolactone decarboxylase family protein: protein MRMNFAEVAPRAYKLMIALNTYTTEHVDHTLLELVKLRASVLNGCAFCVDMHTQDALKAGENPQRLFAVSVWRESRFFSDTERVALELTDAVTRPGEHGVPDDLWERASKAFTEKELADLLALIISINGLNRLGVTLDSATERHLHA, encoded by the coding sequence ATGAGGATGAACTTCGCCGAGGTCGCCCCCCGTGCGTACAAGCTGATGATCGCCCTGAACACCTACACCACCGAGCACGTCGACCACACGCTCCTCGAACTGGTGAAGCTGCGCGCGTCGGTCCTCAACGGCTGCGCGTTCTGCGTCGACATGCACACCCAGGACGCGCTCAAGGCGGGCGAGAACCCCCAGCGCCTCTTCGCGGTCTCCGTGTGGCGCGAGTCGCGGTTCTTCAGCGACACCGAGCGGGTCGCCCTCGAACTGACCGACGCCGTGACGCGCCCGGGCGAGCACGGGGTGCCCGACGACCTCTGGGAGCGGGCGTCGAAGGCGTTCACCGAGAAGGAGCTGGCCGACCTGCTGGCGCTGATCATCAGCATCAACGGCCTGAACCGCCTCGGCGTGACCCTCGACTCGGCCACCGAGCGGCACCTGCACGCCTAG